The genomic DNA TTAACATCTACTAGAAAGATGCGCGACTCTTCTAATTTGTCGGCCGTATCCATAGGCAGACTGGCTTCGATTTCTGCCAATCTTGTATCAATTAAAGCTTTTTTACTAGCATTCAGATACTTGATACCTGCAGATCTTATTTTCTCAATTTCGGCTTTAATCTCCGCCCGTAGAGCTACTAGCTTTTCTTCTCCTGTGGAGGATGTCCCTGCAACCGTCTTCCCTGTATTAGGGGTTAATTGTGACGCCTCCACCGCTTGCACCATAAAACCTCCAACTAGGCTGGTCGCAAAAACGGCTACTGCCACTGAAAAGATTCCTGTCTTAAACTTGCGAATTCCATAATGAAGACAGCGTTGTCGTACTCCTTTTTTTACCCCCCCAGTTTTTGTTTGCGGCTGTATGTTTGCTGCTGATTTCCTTCCATCTTGCATCACTCCTTTTAAACGCTATATTTTATGTGCATCTGCGGACCTGTTCCTATGTTCTTTCATAAAACATTATAATGCAAGCTGAAGGCTTTTTTCACGATGTAGACAAAAAATAGATAAAAATCAGACACCCCTTATTTCCAAATGGAAATAGGGGCATCTGCCTTATAAAAAGACGGAATATTCCGTCCTTGACTCACTCTCTCATCGCTACTGCCTTCTCTCTTTGAAAGTCCTACAACCTCTTAATAAAATGATACTTGGTAAGGCCTTTTCGGGGGACATCATCAAGAGAAGCATACATCTCATAAGCCATTTTTAGATAAAAATCTTTGGCTTGATAAGACTTAGTCGACAAGGTGATACTGCTGGCTCCCTTATCACGCGCCACAGACTCCAGTTCCCTGATTAGCTCTGAACCCAAGCCTTGACCTTGATATGACTCTGCAACGACCAGAGCCTTGATATGAATGTTTTCTAAAATCTTCTGCGCATGGAGCAAGCCCTGCACCTCTCCATCTTTTTCCCGAGTCAGATAAAAATCTTCCGGTTCCAGCTCGTCCCTACCCACCGCTCCAAAGTGAGCCTGGTATTGCCGGTAAAAGACTTCCCGAACCAAATCCTCTTGTTTCATTCTCTAGCCTCCCTGTAAAGAAAAGAGCTGGTTCTCCAGCTCCACTTGTTAATACAAATCCAAATAATTATCAATTTCCCACTGGGAAACGTAAGTGGCATAGCTTGCCCATTCAATCTTCTTGGCTTCCACAAAGTTGGTGTAAATATGTTCACCCAAGGCTGCGCGAACCACCTCATCCTTACGAAGTGCCTTGAGGGCATTGTGCAAGGTTGACGGTAAATCAATGATACCAGCCGCTTTACGCTCTGCTTCTGACATAACGTAAATATTTGTTTCAACCGGAGCAGGTGCAGCAATCTTATTTTCAATACCATCCAAACCTGACTCCAGAAGCACAGCAAGTGCCAAGTAAGGGTTAGCAGTTGGATCCACCGAACGCAATTCCAAACGAGTACTCATCCCGCGAGATGCCGGTACACGAATCAATGGAGAACGGTTTTTCCCTGCCCAAGCGATATAAACGGGTGCTTCAAAACCAGGAACCAAACGCTTATAAGAGTTGACTGTTGGGTTCATAATAGCTGTATAGCTGTAAGCATGCTTCATCAAACCGCCAAGGAAATGGTAGGCCGTTTCTGACAATTCCATTCCGTTTGGATCTTTAGGGTCGTAGAAAGCATTCTTGCCTTCTTGATCAAAGAGTGACATATTGCAGTGCATCCCTGAACCAGCAATGCCATACTTAGGCTTAGCCATAAAAGTTGCATACATACCATGCTTGCGCGCAATAGTCTTAACAACCAATTTGAAGAGCTGAATCTTATCGCAAGCGCTCAAAACGTCATCATACTTAAAGTCGATCTCATGCTGACCCACCGCACACTCATGGTGACTAGCTTCTACTTCAAAGCCCATCTGGGTCAAAACATTGACAATCTCGCGACGGGTGTTATCCGCCAAGTCCGTTGGCGCCAAATCAAAGTAGCCACCCTTATCATTCACTTCAAGAGTTGGATTGCCATGCTCGTCAAGTTTGAAAAGGAAGAATTCTGGCTCTGGCCCAAGGTTGAAAGATTTAAAACCAAGTTTTTCCATGTGGCGGAGTGCTTTTTTCAGATTGGAACGAGGATCCCCTGCAAATGGCTTGCCTTCAGTTGTATAGACATCACAGATCAAACCCGCAACAGAACCATTTTCATCACCCCAAGGGAAGATTGTCCAAGTATCCAAATCAGGATAGAGGTACATGTCAGACTCATTGATTCGCACGAAGCCTTCGATGGATGAACCATCAAACATGGCCTTGTTAGATAGAACCTTATCTACTTGCTCCTCAGTCGCTGGAATCTCCACATTCTTCATGATGCCCATGATGTCTGTAAACATCAAACGAAGGAAAGTTACATTTTTTTCCTTAATATCGCGTTTGATGTCCGCTACTGTAATTGCCATAAACGTCTCCTTTTTGACTGTAAAAAATTAACTGATTCCTAAATTTAGGATGAACGAAAGATGCTGCTAGGACTTGAAAAACGTCCTTGTTTACGAAATTCATCATGTAAGATACGACGGACATCTTCATCAGTCAGGCTTTGTGTTTGTTTGTGAACTTTCACCTCGCGACTAGCGTATTCTTTCTTAATCGCTGCGATGTTCAAACCCTCATCCAAAAAGTCCTTAATCTCCAGAAGAAGATCCATGTCGTTCAAAGAGTAAAGACGACGGTTCCCCTCGTTACGGTCAGGCTTAATCAAGCCTTGATCTTCGTAGTAGCGGATTTGCCGAGCGGTCAGGTCAGTCAGTTTCATGACACTGCCGATAGGAAAAATCGCTAAGGAACGGCGTAATTCTCTTTCTTTCATAACGAACTCCTTTCTGCCTACCATTATAGGGTAAATGGCTACCCTCGTCAACAGGATATGTTATGTTTTCTAACATCATTTTGTCTGAAAACGTTTTTTTATTTGATTGAGGTCATAATTGACCAAAATAGCTATAAAAACACCGATAAATGTTTCAAATACCCGAACAAAAACATACTGGATTGTATTTCCGTCCGGAACTGACAAGGTGATAATGAGCAGAGCTGATACACCGCCGATGATCCCCGCCTTGTTATTCATGGCCACATTTGTCATGATGGTCAACATGACAAAAATGGGTACAAAAAGAAGTGTAGCCCAGAATTGATTGTGGAGCCATTGATCCAAAAGAAAGAAAGCCAGAGCAAAGAACCCACCAATAGAGTTGCCCAGTATGCGGGAAGCTCCAAAGTGCACACTATTATCAAAATCCTCTCGTAGGCTGAACACCGCAGACAAGGCTGCTATCTGCACACCCTGCCAACCAAAAAAGCCAAAGAGCAGGATAACCAAAAAAACCGCTATTCCTGATTTAAGCGTGCGCATACCTAGTTTAAAAAGTTTTGGGTTAAATCGATATTGCTTAAACATATCTCTATTCTAACACGAAACTACCAAATAAGAAATGAATTATATGAAGAACCCCAAAAAACGGTAGACTTCCAACTCTTTCGCAACCGGAAAACCTTATCAGTCACGTTCACAGAAAGACTAGCCTATACAGTAAAAAAGAGTTGGTTCCCCAACTCTTTTCGTCACATATCTTTCATGCGCAGTAGCTGAATGGCTTTCACAGTTTGGGAAACTGTGAAAGGTGGGAAATAAGGATTGGGAAACAATCCTCAATACTTCGCTACGCTTGTGACCAACCTATTCAACATTGCGGGGTTCAAATAGTCCAGTGGACTATTTGAAGTTGTCACCCAATAAAAACAAAGTGACAAGCTACGGAATCATTTTTGACAGAAGCTTCGCTTCTTCTATTTCCAACCTCAAAATATCTCCCAGATATTTTGAGATAACTTACCGCCTATTTTTCAGTCAATGCTGCAAGACCAGACAAGACTTTATACCTTGCTAGACTTTCTAACTCGCCTAGCTTCGTAGAAACTCTACGCGATGCACAAAATGCAACGGAAATCCGTTGCATTTTAGCCTTCAAGTCTATTTAACTTATTTCTCTGTCAAAGCCGCCAAGCCTGGTAATACTTTTCCTTCGAGCAATTCCATTGATGCACCACCGCCCGTTGAGATCCATGAGAATTTGTCTGCACGGCCGAGGTTGATGGCTGCCGCTGCTGAGTCACCACCACCGATGATAGATTTCACGTCTGGTTGTTTCACGATAGCGTCCATCACACCGATAGTACCAGCTTGGAAGTCAGGGTTTTCAAAGACACCCATTGGGCCATTCCAAACAACTGTTTTGGCACCAGTCAATTCTGCATCAAATTTAGCGATCGATTTTGGACCGATGTCCAGACCAAGGAAGCCTTCAGAAACGGCTTCACCTTCTGTATCACGAACCACATCGTAGCCAGCAAAAGCGTTGGCTTCTTTTGAGTCAACTGGCAAGATTAGTTTGCCATTTGATTTTTCAAGCAATTCTTTAGCGATGTCCAGTTTGTCTTCTTCCACCAAGGAGTTTCCGATTTCAATACCTTGTGCCTTGTAGAAGGTATAAGTCATACCACCACCGATCAGAACCTTGTCGGCTTTTTCAAGAAGGTTTTCGATAACACCGATCTTATCTGATACTTTTGAACCACCAAGGATGGCGATGAATGGACGAACTGGATTGTCAACAGCTTCTTGGATGTAGGCAATTTCATTTTCCAAAAGGAAACCAGCCACTGCTTTTTCCACGTTTGCAGAGAT from Streptococcus oriscaviae includes the following:
- a CDS encoding YSIRK-type signal peptide-containing protein (The YSIRK form of extended signal peptide directs nascent proteins to the cross-wall site, while signal peptides lacking YSIRK direct proteins instead to the cell pole. A large fraction of YSIRK proteins are surface proteins anchored by sortase-mediated processing of a C-terminal LPXTG motif.); its protein translation is MQDGRKSAANIQPQTKTGGVKKGVRQRCLHYGIRKFKTGIFSVAVAVFATSLVGGFMVQAVEASQLTPNTGKTVAGTSSTGEEKLVALRAEIKAEIEKIRSAGIKYLNASKKALIDTRLAEIEASLPMDTADKLEESRIFLVDVNSILLDGDILLERAKQEAIAAIQQRAEECRKII
- a CDS encoding GNAT family N-acetyltransferase; amino-acid sequence: MKQEDLVREVFYRQYQAHFGAVGRDELEPEDFYLTREKDGEVQGLLHAQKILENIHIKALVVAESYQGQGLGSELIRELESVARDKGASSITLSTKSYQAKDFYLKMAYEMYASLDDVPRKGLTKYHFIKRL
- the glnA gene encoding type I glutamate--ammonia ligase codes for the protein MAITVADIKRDIKEKNVTFLRLMFTDIMGIMKNVEIPATEEQVDKVLSNKAMFDGSSIEGFVRINESDMYLYPDLDTWTIFPWGDENGSVAGLICDVYTTEGKPFAGDPRSNLKKALRHMEKLGFKSFNLGPEPEFFLFKLDEHGNPTLEVNDKGGYFDLAPTDLADNTRREIVNVLTQMGFEVEASHHECAVGQHEIDFKYDDVLSACDKIQLFKLVVKTIARKHGMYATFMAKPKYGIAGSGMHCNMSLFDQEGKNAFYDPKDPNGMELSETAYHFLGGLMKHAYSYTAIMNPTVNSYKRLVPGFEAPVYIAWAGKNRSPLIRVPASRGMSTRLELRSVDPTANPYLALAVLLESGLDGIENKIAAPAPVETNIYVMSEAERKAAGIIDLPSTLHNALKALRKDEVVRAALGEHIYTNFVEAKKIEWASYATYVSQWEIDNYLDLY
- a CDS encoding MerR family transcriptional regulator codes for the protein MKERELRRSLAIFPIGSVMKLTDLTARQIRYYEDQGLIKPDRNEGNRRLYSLNDMDLLLEIKDFLDEGLNIAAIKKEYASREVKVHKQTQSLTDEDVRRILHDEFRKQGRFSSPSSIFRSS
- a CDS encoding FUSC family protein; protein product: MFKQYRFNPKLFKLGMRTLKSGIAVFLVILLFGFFGWQGVQIAALSAVFSLREDFDNSVHFGASRILGNSIGGFFALAFFLLDQWLHNQFWATLLFVPIFVMLTIMTNVAMNNKAGIIGGVSALLIITLSVPDGNTIQYVFVRVFETFIGVFIAILVNYDLNQIKKRFQTK
- a CDS encoding phosphoglycerate kinase, whose translation is MAKLTVKDVELKGKKVLVRVDFNVPLKDGVITNDNRITAALPTIKYILEQGGRAILFSHLGRVKEEADKAGKSLAPVAADLAAKLGQEVAFPGVTRGAELEAAIDALEDGQVLLVENTRFEDVDGKKESKNDPELGQYWASLGDGIFVNDAFGTAHRAHASNVGISANVEKAVAGFLLENEIAYIQEAVDNPVRPFIAILGGSKVSDKIGVIENLLEKADKVLIGGGMTYTFYKAQGIEIGNSLVEEDKLDIAKELLEKSNGKLILPVDSKEANAFAGYDVVRDTEGEAVSEGFLGLDIGPKSIAKFDAELTGAKTVVWNGPMGVFENPDFQAGTIGVMDAIVKQPDVKSIIGGGDSAAAAINLGRADKFSWISTGGGASMELLEGKVLPGLAALTEK